From Anaerolineae bacterium:
CTTGTTGCTGTGTGCCCCGCCGGGGAAAAGCCATTCCTCGGCGTACTGCCGCGTCCCCTCCAGGAGGGGGATGCGCTCCAGATACAAATGCAGTTGCACGCCGGAGGCATTGGCCATCTCCGCGGCATGTCCCAGCAGGGAAAAGCCGGTGATGTCGGTGGCGGCGCGCACGCCGGCCGCGCGCGCGGCGCGCGACGCCGATCGGTTGAGCTGAAG
This genomic window contains:
- a CDS encoding selenide, water dikinase SelD → LQLNRSASRAARAAGVRAATDITGFSLLGHAAEMANASGVQLHLYLERIPLLEGTRQYAEEWLFPGGAHSNKEFFAPQVRFAGRISEEEQMMLFTPETSGGLLLAVPAERVEEFLAACQSFGQPAWHIGAVESGAGIVVE